TTTTGCTATGTTAAAGATTGACTCTTCAACTTGGCCATAAAGAGTTGAAACTAATTTTGTTGTCATTACATCACTCCCGCTTTTAATAAGTCATGCATATTCAATGCACCAACTAAGCGATGAGTTTCATCACAAAGTAATAATCCATTTATTTTCTTATCTTGCATTAGGTTTAGACCTTCAACAGCAAGTAAGTTTGGATTAGCAACCGCTGGAGAGTGTGTCATTACTTCTCCAATAGTTTGAGTATGGATATCGATCTTATTATCTAAAAGGCGACGTAAGTCACCATCAGTGAAGATACCAATTACTTTTTGCTCGTTATCAACGATAGCTGTCATTCCTAACCCTTTTTCAGACACTTCTAAAAGTGCTGTTTTAATAAGAGCATCAGCCGTAACCATTGGCAATTCATCACCTGTATGCATGATGTCTGATAATAAGAGTAGTAATTTACGACCCAAAGCGCCACCTGGATGTGATAAAGCAAAGTCATCAGCAGTAAAGCCTCTTGCTTGAAGAAGCGCAACAGCAAAAGCGTCTCCCATAGCAAGGGTTGCTGTTGTACTTGATGTTGGCGCTAAACCAAGAGGGCAAGCTTCTTGAGGAACCGTAATTTGAAGGTTCACATCAGCGACTTTTACCATGCTAGATTCCGGTTTACCTGTCATTGTAATTAACGTGATACCTAGACGTTTAATTACTGGCAGTAAAGCAAGGATTTCAGACGCTTCACCTGAGTTAGAAATAGCAATAACAATATCGCCTTTTTCAATCATGCCTAAATCACCATGGCTTGCTTCGCCAGGGTGTACAAAGAAAGAGGGAGTGCCTGTACTTGCTAAGGTAGCTGCAATCTTATTACCAATGTGACCTGATTTACCCATTCCCATAACAACAACTTTTTGCTTGCATTCAAGCATTAATTGACACGCTTTAGTGAAGTCATCGTTAATGTAATTGCTGAGTTGGGTAAGAGCATCGATTTCAATTTGAAGAACATTTTTTCCTGCTTTGCAGAAATCAAACTGAGTTGCCATCGGTTACCACCTTGCTGTATTTGAGCGGAATTTATGATTTAGAGGAATAGCCTATACAAATATTATGCCATTTGCCAGAGCTAGTTCAATATTGAGTAGGTAAAAGAAGGTAAATTATCGGGATAAATACCCCATAAGTTCATGATTTTTATTGTTCATCAAACTTATGGGGTTTAAAAGAATGGTTAACCCATATTTAGAAATAAATAGCCTTGGTAGACACAGAAACACGTCACCAAAATACCGCCTTCTATGCGATTAATACTGCGGCTTTTTCCTAATGCCATAATGAGTAATAAGATGGATACACCTAGCATTACATAGAAATCACGGCCCATAAGATCAGGACTGATTTCTGATGGATTAATTAATGCCGGAATTCCCATTACTGCAAGAATATTAAATACGTTTGAGCCAATGATATTACCTGCAGCCATATCATCTTCACCTTTAAGCACACCAGCAACAGAAGCCGCTAACTCAGGAAGGCTTGTACCTAATGCAATGATAGTTAAGCCGATAACTAAATCACTCATACCAAAGTATTTAGCGATAACAACGGCATTATCAATCAGCATGTTTGCACCCACAGGAAGTAAGATAAGACCTACAACAACCCAGAAAAGAGCTTTACCGTTTGCCACGCCTTCTGGGATTTCAGATTCTTGTTCTTCAAGAAGAATATCCCCGTTTTGTTGTTCGTTTTTACTGATGTATAGCATTGCAATGATGAAGCAAGCAAAAAGGCCAATTAACAATAAACCTTCATAAAAGCCAAGGTAGTTATTAAACATAATACCACCAGCTAATAACGTAACCATCAGCATTAATGGTAGTTCGCGACGGATGATTGCTGAGCTGATTGCTAATGGTTTAATTAAGGCGGTAATACCTAAAATTAACGCGATGTTCGCAATGTTTGAACCAATAACGTTACCAACCGCAGTATCTGTTTTTCCATCTAAAGCAGCTGCAGCTGACACCATCATTTCTGGTGCAGACGAGCCCATGGCTAAGATAGTCATACCAATTACAAGAGGGGAAATACCATAGTTTCTCGCTAAGGCAGCAGAACCAAATACCAGTTTATCGGCGCCCCAAACCAATAGAGATAGACCGACGATAAGAAGTAGAGTTGGCATGAGCAGCTCTGTCATTGTGTTAATTTCCTTTTGTAGAAAGATGTTTTTTAGTTTGAATCGCTAATTTTGACGTTTCTCTAACAAAAAAGAAAGAAAAAAGGAGCGCTTTACGTGGAACAGTCTCTAAAGATTATTAAAAAATATAAGTTAGACAGATAAGTTCACGTATACTTATGATTATATTGTTAATGCATGATTTAAATGAGCAGTGAATATATGGGTACGCAGAGCACACTGATTAAAATAGAGAATCTAACCTTTAAACGTGGTGAGCGTATTATTTTTGATGATATTAGTTTGTCTGTTCCAAAAGGGAAGATAACGGCGATCATGGGGCCATCAGGAATTGGTAAAACCACATTATTACGGTTAATTGGTGGGCAAATACTTCCTGAATCAGGAAACATCCATTTTGAAGAGTGGAATATCCCCAAATTAGGGCGTAAAGCTCTGTATTTAGCTCGTAAGAAAATGGGGATGTTATTTCAATCTGGCGCATTATTTACGGATATGAACGTATTCGATAATGTGGCTTTTCCTTTGAGGGAACACACTCAATTGCCTGAAAAACTGATCCGTACATTGGTTCTCTTAAAACTTGAAGCTGTGGGGCTACGTGGTGCCGCTCAGTTGATGCCAAGTGAACTCTCTGGTGGGATGGCAAGACGTGCGGCATTAGCTCGTGCAATCGCATTAGACCCTGACTTAATAATGTACGACGAACCTTTTGTTGGTCAAGACCCTATAACGATGGGGGTATTGGTTGATTTAATTCGTAATCTAAATGATGCGTTAGGATTAACCTCTGTCGTTGTTTCACATGACGTTCCTGAAGTGATGAGTATTGCAGATCATGTCTATTTACTCGCTAACGGTAAAATTATTGCACAAGGTTCACCACAAGAATTGGAGCAAAATCCCGATCCTCAAGTTCGACAATTTTTGGATGGTGAATCTGATGGACCAGTACCATTTCGCTTTCCGGCTAATACATTAAATGAGGATCTTTTCTCTCATGAGTAATTTTTCACTTGTCTCTTCAATAGAACAGATAGGACGACGCGCTTTATCGGTTTGTGAAGCCTTTGGGCGTGCAACCTTTATGTTGCTTGGCGCGATATTTGCGAAACCTCAACCAATAAAAATGTTTCCTTTGCTGCTAAAGCAACTCTATTCCGTAGGTGTTTTATCTTTAGTGATTATTGTGGTGTCAGGACTCTTTATTGGAATGGTAATCAGCTTGCAAGGTTATATTATTTTAGTTGATTACGGGGCTGAGACCAGTTTAGGGCAGCTTGTTTCTTTATCACTACTTAGAGAGTTAGGCCCTGTGGTAACTGCATTGCTGTTTGCTGGCCGTGCGGGTTCTGCATTAACCGCTGAAATTGGATTAATGAAAACCACCGAACAAATTTCAAGTATGGAAATGATGGCTGTAGACCCGTTGCGTCAAATTATTGCACCTCGTTTATGGGCAGGGATCATTTCGATGCCAATTCTCGCTGTCATCTTTATGGCTGTGGGTATTTGGGGAGGGCAAATTGTCGGAGTCGAATGGAAAGGGATTGATTACGGCAGTTTTTGGTCGGTAATGCAATCATCGGTTGATGTGCGATATGACATTGTAAATAGCTTAATTAAATGTGTGGTGTTTGCATTTATTGTTACATGGATTGCTCTGTTTAATGGTTATGATGCAACGCCTACTTCTGAAGGTATTTCATTGGCAACGACACGCACAGTAGTGCACTCTTCGTTGGCGGTATTAGGTATTGATTTTGTGCTTACGGCACTGATGTTTGGGAACTAAATTATGCAACAGACACGTAAAGTAGAATTTTTTGTTGGCCTTTTTGTATTAGCAGGAATGGCCGCTTTACTGATGTTATTACTTAAAGTTGCGGATGTTCGCAGTGGTGGTAGTGGTGAGTATTACACTCTAAATGCTCAATTTGATAACATCGGAAGTTTAAAATCACGCTCACCAGTAAAAGTCGGTGGTGTTGTTATTGGCCGTGTAGATAACATTACTCTTGATAAAGAAAGTTATTTGCCTATCGTAAGCATGCAAATTGACAAACAGTTTGGTGCTTTTCCTGAAACCTCAGCGGCTCAAATTTTAACGTCAGGTCTGATTGGTGAACAATACATCGGGATTGTTCCTGGGTTTATTGACGAAGATATTGATATGTTAGGTAATGGTGATTTTATTGAAGATACCAAATCAGCATTGGTATTAGAGGATATGATCGGGCAAGTGCTATACAGCATTGGTGGTGATTCGTCAGAAGCAAGTGAGGAAGAGTAATGAAACAGTGGATAAGTGCAGTTATAGTCGTAATTTGTTTTTTTTCATCAGCGATTAATGCTCAAGAGATAGATAAAACAAAACCTTATGAAATGATGGCACAAGTATCTGAAATTACTTTTGCTCGATTAAAATCAGAGCAGAGTGCAATAAAAACGGACCCAAATATTTTAAAAACGGTCGTTGATGAAGAGTTAATGCCGTATGTAAATGTAAAATATGCAGCTTACAAATTATTAGGGACACACTTAAAGAAAACTACACCAGAAGAGCGAGCAGAGTTCGTGACTGCTTTTCGTGATTATTTAGTTGCCTCTTATGCTCAAGTTTTAACGTTATATACAGATCAAAAAATTGTATTAGAAAAAGCGAAAAAAATACCGGAAGGAAAAAGAATCATCAGTGTTCGTGTTGATATCTTAGATTCAGCTCGTCCGACCGTAAAAGTCGATTTCAAACTGCGTAAGAATAAAAAAACAGGTGAATGGCAGGCCTTTGATATGGTCGCTGAAGGAGTAAGCCTTTTATCGACTAAGCAGTCTGAGTGGAATGGTAAAATTCGCAAAGAAGGCATCAGCTCAGTAAGTGCTGAGTTACGCTCTTTAGCTAAGCAACCAATTCGATTAGAAGGCAATAAATAATGCCTGTTATCGATTTATGTGTAACTAAAGTTGATGAAATAAGCTTCAAAGGTGCTCTTGATCGTGAGACTGTGCCTAATATTTGGAATAAATTGACAAAGTGGCAACCTAATTTGAGTCAAGTAAAGGTAGACTTAGCTCACGTTAATCGCATTGACTCTGCAGGGCTTGTATTACTTTTACACCTAATAGAGCATGCAAAAAATCAAAACTGTCATATAATGTTTACTTTCGTCCCAGATCAGCTCATTACTTTAATTCAATTAAGTAATGTGGAATCATTGTTTGCTGATCATATAAATAACGCAAAGGTAGAGTAATGGATAGCGCCGAGATTAAAGAGTTACTAGACGCAGCACTTCAACTAGAAGAGATACATGTAAAAGGCGAAGGAAGCCATTTCGAAGTCATTGCTGTTGACGCATCATTCGCAGGTATGAGCCGAGTGAAAAAACAACAAACCATCTATGGACCTTTGATGGAGCATATCTCAACGAACACAATTCATGCTCTATCAATAAAAGCGTTTACTCCTGAAGAGTGGGCACGTGATAAAAAATTAAATAGCTTATTCTAAGAGGCCCTTTGATGTATAAGTTTCGAATTCAAGGAAGTGATAAGCCACTTTCTGGCGAAGTTACAATTTCTGGTGCAAAAAATGCTGCACTACCAATTCTATTTGCTTCGTTGCTTGCAGAAGAACCTGTTGAAGTAGCAAATGTACCGAAACTTCGTGATGTTGACACCACGATGGAACTGTTAAAGCGTTTAGGTGCTGAAGTATCTCGTAACGGTTCTGTTCATATTGATGCAAGTGGCGTAAATGACTTCTGTGCACCTTATGATTTAGTAAAAACAATGCGTGCATCAATTTGGGCGTTAGGTCCATTGGTTGCTCGTTTTGGTAAAGGTCAGGTTTCATTACCTGGTGGTTGTGCTATCGGTGCTCGTCCTGTTGATCTTCATATTCACGGATTAGAGCAACTAGGCGCAACAATCAAACTTGAAGAAGGTTATGTAAAAGCGGAAGTTGATGGTCGCCTTAAAGGTGCTCATATCGTAATGGACAAAGTCAGTGTTGGTGCAACCATTACTGTTATGTGTGCAGCAACATTAGCTGAAGGCACGACGGTATTAGAAAACGCAGCGCGTGAACCTGAAATTGTTGATACTGCTAATTTCCTTAATGCTATCGGCGCTAAAGTGTCTGGTATGGGTACCGATACAATTACTATCGAAGGTGTTGAGCGCTTAGGTGGTGGTTATCACGAAGTGGTTGCTGACCGTATTGAAACAGGTACGTTCCTTGTTGCTGCTGCGGTATCTGGCGGTAAGATCGTTTGTAAGAATACAAAAGCACATCTACTTGAAGCGGTACTTGCTAAACTTGAAGAAGCGGGTGCAGACGTTCAAACTGGTGATGATTGGATTAGCTTAGATATGACTGGCCGTGAGTTAAAGGCGGTAAATATCCGTACTGCACCACACCCAGCATTCCCTACCGATATGCAAGCTCAATTCACACTTTTAAATATGATGGCCAAAGGTTCAGGTATCATTACTGAAACGATTTTCGAAAACCGTTTCATGCACATTCCTGAATTGCAACGTATGGGTGCTCATGCTGAAATCGAAGGTAATACTGCTATTTGTGGTGATACTGATGGTTTAAGTGGTGCTCAGGTTATGGCGACAGATTTACGTGCATCAGCAAGCCTTGTGATCGCAGGTTGTATAGCAAAAGGTGAAACAATTGTTGATCGAATTTATCATATCGACCGTGGATATGATAAGATTGAAGACAAGTTAACCGCTTTAGGTGCAAATATTGAGCGAGTTCATAGCGACGACTTATAAGTGTTGCGATATATACGCTTAATGTAAACGTATTAAAGTGGAAGCCGGGTATATTACTACCCGGTTTTTTATTGGTTGGAAATAAAGCTAATTTGTTCATTTAAAAAGATAATGATGAACAGGTTAGTGAGTTTAGGAGATACATTTATGATCGCATTGTTACGCCTGATTGCTTTGGCTATCTTTGCTGTCTTTACTTTTGTGTTTGGTTGCGGTTATTGCTTATTAAGCCCTCGTAATCCAAAGCACGTTTATACTTTTGGTCGCTTATTTGCTCGAATGTCACGTGTTTTTGGTATCAAACTAGAAATTCGTGTACCTGAGAGTGCAAAAAGTTCAGAGCCAAGTTTATACATTGCGAATCACCAAAATAACTGGGATCTTTTCACTGTTTCTGGTGCTATTCAACCAAGAACCGTAACGGTTGGTAAGAAAAGCTTAGCTTGGATGCCATTATTTGGTCAGCTTTACTGGATTACAGGGAATATTTTGATCGACCGTAACAATCGCAGTAAAGCGGTAGGTACGATTGCTCAAGTGGCAGAGAATATTAAAAAGCGTAATGTTTCTGTTTGGATGTTTCCTGAGGGAACGCGTTCACGTGGACGTGGATTGCTACCGTTTAAAACAGGCGCTTTTCATGCCGCTATTGCAGCAGATGTGCCTGTAACTCCGATTGTTTGTAGTAATACTCAAGGCAATATTAAGTTAAATCGTTGGAATAATGGACACGTAATTGTTGAAATTTTGCCGCCGATCAGCAGTGAAGGGTACGAAAAAGACAATGTGCGTGAATTAGCTAATTTGTGCCGTGAGCAGATGATTACTAAATTAGAAGAATTAAATAAAGAAGTTGCAGAGCGCAACCAAGCGTAATTAATTATCCTTAAATTTTATCTAAGGCATACGGTTTTCTGTGTGCCTTTTTCTTTTTTAGATGTGTAGACATGACAGAATATGTAGTACTTGTGAATGAGCAAGGTGATGCCATTGGTACAATGGAAAAATTAGAAGTGCATGAGAAAGGCTTGTTACATCTCGCTTTTTCAGTATTGCTCTATCGTGAAACGGATTTAGGAAAAGAGTTTTTATTACAAAAGCGTGCCGAGTGTAAATATCACAGTAAGAACAAATGGAGTAATACCTGTTGTTCTCACCCCCGAGTGAATGAAAACGTAGAGGCGGCGGGTACGCGACGTTTAAATGAAGAGATTGGTATAACTGGTGTTTTACCTGAGCAGTTCATAAATCTTGGTTGGTTTATTTATCAAGCTGAATTAGAAAATGGATTGAGTGAGCATGAGCAAGATTATATTTTGATTGCTAACACTCCAGATGTGAGTTTTATATTGAACCCTGAAGAAGTCAGTGACATTCAGTGGTGGAGTGAAGCTGATATTGAAAAAGAACTGAAAGCAAACCCAGATACTTTTTCTGTCTGGTTTCCTACAGTTTATAAGAAAGTACTTACTCACCTACATCAAGCGAACTAAATCGATATTCTTTTATTAGTGTCTCGTCCTAAAATACGTTGACGATTTTTAATTGAAAGCTAAGTGCGTACGCACTTGGCTTTTTTGTGTACTTGATTTGGTGTACTCATTCCCAAGCTTAAATGTGGCCGCATTTCATTATAAATAAAAATAGATTCTTCAACTAAATGCCTTAACTCCTCTAAATCTTTACAGTCATACAAAAGAAACTCTTGTTTAAGTATCCCATTTATTCGCTCTGCTAATGCATTTTGATAGCAATCATAACCATCCGTCATTGATGGCTTAATATCATTTTTATTCAATTTTTCCTGATAAACCTTTGAACAATACTGTAATCCTCGGTCTGAATGATGAATCGTACTCCTTTGATATTGACGGCTATCTATCGCCATATCAAGAGCTTTGACTACATCAGTAGCTTTCATTTCATCACTTAATTCATATCCCATTATCTTTCGACTATAAGCATCTGTTACTAAAGATAAATAATGAATACCTTTTTGTGATTGAACGTAAGTGATATCACTAACAAAAACCTCTTCAGATGCTTGAGGTGTTACTTCTTTAAGTAAATTAGGATGTTTTTTCATCCAATGCTTACTATAGGTAGTTTTTGTATAACTTCGTTTAGGTTTTACTAATAAGCACTCATTTCTTAAATAGGAAAAAAAGTTATCTCTGCCTAACTTTATGCCATGAGTGATGAATTTGGGCTTAAGTAAAAAATATAATTTTTTACCTCCAATACGAGGCATATATCGACGAATTTCTTGCACCATATTTTTAACCGGTGAAAGTTCAACGGCACGTTTCAGAGCTCTACGTTCTTGTTGGTATATACATTGTCTTGTAATGCCAAGTAGCTGACTAGCTCGCTCTAAGCTGATCATTTTCTGCTTTTGAAGACTTCTTGCTCCTTGGCAATATACTTTTTTCTAAGGCCTGCACCATGTTCTGCGTCCATGATATTCACTACTTCATTAAGTAATAAATTACGCATTCTTTCATCATCAAGCTCTCGCTCTAAACGTTTAATTTTTTGTGCAGGCGATTCTTTCGCTTTCGGGGATTTAGGCATAATAATCTTAGGTGATTGAGACCAGTCCATCTTACCGTGTTTTCTTAACCAAGTAAGTACGGTAGATCGACCTTGAATGCCATAAATGTTTTGAGCTTGCTTATAGGTCATATCGCCTTTTTCTATAGCGGCAACAAGCTGCAATTTAAAGCCTAATGAATAATCGCGTTGAGTTCGCTTATTCTTTGTTTTTTCTTGATTTGTCATATAAAAGTCCTAAATGTGTAAACACATTTCAGGACGAGACATAGATAAAAAATAAGGCAGAAGAAATTCTGCCTTATTTCGTTTTAATTTAGTGTTCGATTATTTACGAACTGCAATAGCTTCGATTTCGATACCAACATCTTTTGGTAGACGAGCTACTTCAACACAAGAGCGAGCAGGGTAGTTTGCAACTTTGTGTTCATCGAAGAAGTTACCATATACTTCGTTTACTGTGCCAAAGTCATTAAGATCTTTTACAAAAACTGTCATTTTTACAATGTCAGATACAGTTAGGCCTGAAGCTTCAACAACGGCTTTTACGTTCTCTAGTGATTGGCGTGCTTGCTCAGCGATATCGTCAGATACTTCACCTGTTGCAGGGTTTACAGGGATTTGGCCTGAAGTTAGTACCATATTACCAAGGTCAACACCTTGAATATATGGGCCAATAGCTGCTGGTGCATTATCTGTATGAAGAACTTTAGTCATTGTTATGATTCCTTTTTGAAATAAAGTAAGTCTAAGGAGCAATAGACCTTAGAAGCATTACGATTGTTCAATATAAAACAAATAACCGTAAGAAAACAGCCCCGAGAATATCGAGGCTGAGAAGAGAATCAAATTTAATTAATTTAAGTCTGTGACTACTTCACGTGAGTATACTTTCTCACAGTATTTGCATTTCAGATGAATATCTTCTTTCTTTGTTAGAACTTTGAAGCTGCTGTCTACCGGCTCACCGTGAGTAATACAGTTACTGTTTGGACACTCAAAAACACCCGTGATCTGTTCTGGTAGTACTAATGGTATTTTCTTTACTACTTCATAGTTCTCAATCTGGTTAACTGTTGCATGCGGTGCATATAATGCAAGCTTGCTTGCCTGTTCTGGAGTAATAAATGTGTTTTCAATTTTTAATAAATCTTTTGCACCAAGCGCTGATGAAGGTAAATTCAAACCTACAGTCACACGCTCTGCACTTTTATCCATTTGGAATAATTTAAGCACTTTAATCCCAATATTAGCGGGAATATGATCGATTACCGTACCGTTGTTGATTGCTTCAACACGTAATTGAGTTTTGTTAGCCATGGTATTCTCTCCCTTAAAGTGTTTCATTTAAAACTAAAGCCAATAGAGCTTGGCGAGCATAAACACCATTTTCGGCTTGTTGGAAATAGTAAGCGTGTGGTGTTGCATCAACGTCAGTATCAATTTCATCAACACGTGGCAGTGGATGCAGAACTTTTAGGTTTTCGCGTGCAGGCTGTAGATTTTCAGCTGAAAGAATATATGCAGACTTGATGTGCGCGTATTCAGATTCATCAAAACGCTCTTTCTGTACTCGAGTCATGTATAGAATATCAAGCTCAGGAATTGCATCATCCATGCTTTCAACCAGTTGGTACTCAATGCCTAATTCATCAAGTTCTTCGCAAATGTAGTCCGGCATCGCTAATACTTCAGGAGCAATAAAGAAGAACTTAATACCTTCAAATTTAGCTAACGCTTGGGTCAGAGAATGGACTGTACGACCGTATTTCAAATCACCAACAAAAGCGACGTTTAGGTTGTCTAAGCGGCCTTGAGTTTCATAAATGGTGTAAAGATCTAAGAGCGTTTGAGTTGGGTGTTGGTTTGCACCGTCACCAGCATTAATTACAGGTGTACCGTTTGAGAATTCAGACGCTAAGCGTGCAGCCCCTTCTT
The Aliivibrio fischeri ATCC 7744 = JCM 18803 = DSM 507 DNA segment above includes these coding regions:
- the kdsD gene encoding arabinose-5-phosphate isomerase KdsD is translated as MATQFDFCKAGKNVLQIEIDALTQLSNYINDDFTKACQLMLECKQKVVVMGMGKSGHIGNKIAATLASTGTPSFFVHPGEASHGDLGMIEKGDIVIAISNSGEASEILALLPVIKRLGITLITMTGKPESSMVKVADVNLQITVPQEACPLGLAPTSSTTATLAMGDAFAVALLQARGFTADDFALSHPGGALGRKLLLLLSDIMHTGDELPMVTADALIKTALLEVSEKGLGMTAIVDNEQKVIGIFTDGDLRRLLDNKIDIHTQTIGEVMTHSPAVANPNLLAVEGLNLMQDKKINGLLLCDETHRLVGALNMHDLLKAGVM
- a CDS encoding calcium/sodium antiporter — encoded protein: MTELLMPTLLLIVGLSLLVWGADKLVFGSAALARNYGISPLVIGMTILAMGSSAPEMMVSAAAALDGKTDTAVGNVIGSNIANIALILGITALIKPLAISSAIIRRELPLMLMVTLLAGGIMFNNYLGFYEGLLLIGLFACFIIAMLYISKNEQQNGDILLEEQESEIPEGVANGKALFWVVVGLILLPVGANMLIDNAVVIAKYFGMSDLVIGLTIIALGTSLPELAASVAGVLKGEDDMAAGNIIGSNVFNILAVMGIPALINPSEISPDLMGRDFYVMLGVSILLLIMALGKSRSINRIEGGILVTCFCVYQGYLFLNMG
- the mlaF gene encoding phospholipid ABC transporter ATP-binding protein MlaF; this encodes MGTQSTLIKIENLTFKRGERIIFDDISLSVPKGKITAIMGPSGIGKTTLLRLIGGQILPESGNIHFEEWNIPKLGRKALYLARKKMGMLFQSGALFTDMNVFDNVAFPLREHTQLPEKLIRTLVLLKLEAVGLRGAAQLMPSELSGGMARRAALARAIALDPDLIMYDEPFVGQDPITMGVLVDLIRNLNDALGLTSVVVSHDVPEVMSIADHVYLLANGKIIAQGSPQELEQNPDPQVRQFLDGESDGPVPFRFPANTLNEDLFSHE
- the mlaE gene encoding lipid asymmetry maintenance ABC transporter permease subunit MlaE, with protein sequence MSNFSLVSSIEQIGRRALSVCEAFGRATFMLLGAIFAKPQPIKMFPLLLKQLYSVGVLSLVIIVVSGLFIGMVISLQGYIILVDYGAETSLGQLVSLSLLRELGPVVTALLFAGRAGSALTAEIGLMKTTEQISSMEMMAVDPLRQIIAPRLWAGIISMPILAVIFMAVGIWGGQIVGVEWKGIDYGSFWSVMQSSVDVRYDIVNSLIKCVVFAFIVTWIALFNGYDATPTSEGISLATTRTVVHSSLAVLGIDFVLTALMFGN
- the mlaD gene encoding outer membrane lipid asymmetry maintenance protein MlaD — protein: MQQTRKVEFFVGLFVLAGMAALLMLLLKVADVRSGGSGEYYTLNAQFDNIGSLKSRSPVKVGGVVIGRVDNITLDKESYLPIVSMQIDKQFGAFPETSAAQILTSGLIGEQYIGIVPGFIDEDIDMLGNGDFIEDTKSALVLEDMIGQVLYSIGGDSSEASEEE
- the mlaC gene encoding phospholipid-binding protein MlaC, yielding MKQWISAVIVVICFFSSAINAQEIDKTKPYEMMAQVSEITFARLKSEQSAIKTDPNILKTVVDEELMPYVNVKYAAYKLLGTHLKKTTPEERAEFVTAFRDYLVASYAQVLTLYTDQKIVLEKAKKIPEGKRIISVRVDILDSARPTVKVDFKLRKNKKTGEWQAFDMVAEGVSLLSTKQSEWNGKIRKEGISSVSAELRSLAKQPIRLEGNK
- a CDS encoding STAS domain-containing protein gives rise to the protein MPVIDLCVTKVDEISFKGALDRETVPNIWNKLTKWQPNLSQVKVDLAHVNRIDSAGLVLLLHLIEHAKNQNCHIMFTFVPDQLITLIQLSNVESLFADHINNAKVE
- the ibaG gene encoding BolA family iron metabolism protein IbaG, which codes for MDSAEIKELLDAALQLEEIHVKGEGSHFEVIAVDASFAGMSRVKKQQTIYGPLMEHISTNTIHALSIKAFTPEEWARDKKLNSLF
- the murA gene encoding UDP-N-acetylglucosamine 1-carboxyvinyltransferase, with amino-acid sequence MYKFRIQGSDKPLSGEVTISGAKNAALPILFASLLAEEPVEVANVPKLRDVDTTMELLKRLGAEVSRNGSVHIDASGVNDFCAPYDLVKTMRASIWALGPLVARFGKGQVSLPGGCAIGARPVDLHIHGLEQLGATIKLEEGYVKAEVDGRLKGAHIVMDKVSVGATITVMCAATLAEGTTVLENAAREPEIVDTANFLNAIGAKVSGMGTDTITIEGVERLGGGYHEVVADRIETGTFLVAAAVSGGKIVCKNTKAHLLEAVLAKLEEAGADVQTGDDWISLDMTGRELKAVNIRTAPHPAFPTDMQAQFTLLNMMAKGSGIITETIFENRFMHIPELQRMGAHAEIEGNTAICGDTDGLSGAQVMATDLRASASLVIAGCIAKGETIVDRIYHIDRGYDKIEDKLTALGANIERVHSDDL
- a CDS encoding 1-acylglycerol-3-phosphate O-acyltransferase — its product is MIALLRLIALAIFAVFTFVFGCGYCLLSPRNPKHVYTFGRLFARMSRVFGIKLEIRVPESAKSSEPSLYIANHQNNWDLFTVSGAIQPRTVTVGKKSLAWMPLFGQLYWITGNILIDRNNRSKAVGTIAQVAENIKKRNVSVWMFPEGTRSRGRGLLPFKTGAFHAAIAADVPVTPIVCSNTQGNIKLNRWNNGHVIVEILPPISSEGYEKDNVRELANLCREQMITKLEELNKEVAERNQA
- the idi gene encoding isopentenyl-diphosphate Delta-isomerase, translated to MTEYVVLVNEQGDAIGTMEKLEVHEKGLLHLAFSVLLYRETDLGKEFLLQKRAECKYHSKNKWSNTCCSHPRVNENVEAAGTRRLNEEIGITGVLPEQFINLGWFIYQAELENGLSEHEQDYILIANTPDVSFILNPEEVSDIQWWSEADIEKELKANPDTFSVWFPTVYKKVLTHLHQAN
- a CDS encoding IS3 family transposase (programmed frameshift), which translates into the protein MTNQEKTKNKRTQRDYSLGFKLQLVAAIEKGDMTYKQAQNIYGIQGRSTVLTWLRKHGKMDWSQSPKIIMPKSPKAKESPAQKIKRLERELDDERMRNLLLNEVVNIMDAEHGAGLRKKYIGQGARSLQKQKMISLERASQLLGITRQCIYQQERRALKRAVELSPVKNMVQEIRRYMPRIGGKKLYFLLKPKFITHGIKLGRDNFFSYLRNECLLVKPKRSYTKTTYSKHWMKKHPNLLKEVTPQASEEVFVSDITYVQSQKGIHYLSLVTDAYSRKIMGYELSDEMKATDVVKALDMAIDSRQYQRSTIHHSDRGLQYCSKVYQEKLNKNDIKPSMTDGYDCYQNALAERINGILKQEFLLYDCKDLEELRHLVEESIFIYNEMRPHLSLGMSTPNQVHKKAKCVRT
- a CDS encoding RidA family protein, which encodes MTKVLHTDNAPAAIGPYIQGVDLGNMVLTSGQIPVNPATGEVSDDIAEQARQSLENVKAVVEASGLTVSDIVKMTVFVKDLNDFGTVNEVYGNFFDEHKVANYPARSCVEVARLPKDVGIEIEAIAVRK
- the pyrI gene encoding aspartate carbamoyltransferase regulatory subunit produces the protein MANKTQLRVEAINNGTVIDHIPANIGIKVLKLFQMDKSAERVTVGLNLPSSALGAKDLLKIENTFITPEQASKLALYAPHATVNQIENYEVVKKIPLVLPEQITGVFECPNSNCITHGEPVDSSFKVLTKKEDIHLKCKYCEKVYSREVVTDLN